From one Mytilus edulis chromosome 1, xbMytEdul2.2, whole genome shotgun sequence genomic stretch:
- the LOC139492597 gene encoding uncharacterized protein, whose translation MEAFMEWNMRQIVFYSGGGLWNNDVPCAVCRSTTASHTLMIAAKNKCYDGWFTEYVGELMGGNHQQKAASSFVCVDKNPEKNLGGEANRDGKLFYSIKTFCGSLKCPPYQNNRLLPCVVCSR comes from the coding sequence ATGGAAGCATTTATGGAGTGGAATATGAGACAAATAGTTTTTTATAGTGGTGGTGGTTTATGGAATAATGATGTTCCATGTGCTGTTTGCCGATCAACAACAGCCTCGCATACGCTTATGATTGCAGCGAAAAATAAGTGTTATGATGGATGGTTTACTGAGTATGTTGGGGAACTAATGGGTGGAAATCATCAACAAAAAGCTGCATCGTCATTTGTTTGTGTTGACAAAAATCCAGAGAAAAATTTGGGGGGAGAAGCAAATCGAGATGGCAAATTGTTTTATTCAATCAAAACTTTTTGTGGATCATTAAAATGTCCACCTTACCAAAACAATCGTCTGTTACCATGTGTTGTATGTTCcagatga